A portion of the Bacteroides faecium genome contains these proteins:
- a CDS encoding glycoside hydrolase family 28 protein, which translates to MNRLIQMAGLVPAILSVLCACQHPAPQAAGTGQDLKAIYADLPFSMPVVERPAFPDYQVNICDFGAKSDGVTLNTEAINNAIKAVHDKGGGRVVIPEGLWLTGPVVLLSNVNLHAENNALVVFSGDTSLYPIITTSFEGLDTKRCQSPISAVNAENIAITGHGVFDGAGDKWRPVKKSKMTEGQWNKLLKSGGKVDESGKVWYPNEGALKASVLMADWGNKRPDIGIEEWEEMKSWLRPVLLSVVKSKKILLEGVTFKNSPSWCLHPLSCESLTLNDVKVFNPWYSQNGDALDVESCKNVLITNCFFDAGDDAICLKSGKDKDGRRRGEPCENVIVRNNTVLHGHGGFVIGSEMSGGVKNVYVSECSFIGTDVGLRFKSARGRGGVVENIYINNINMIDIPNDALIADLYYAVKGAPGEPVPDVTEETPAFRNIHISDVFCKGAGRAVYLNGLPEMPIENISIKNMVVTGAKQGIVINKVAKINIENVDIETPDDSMIQIENATGITINGEEYGTISEKRLLTKN; encoded by the coding sequence ATGAATAGATTGATTCAAATGGCTGGTCTTGTACCAGCCATCCTAAGCGTCCTTTGCGCTTGCCAGCATCCCGCCCCGCAGGCGGCAGGGACAGGGCAGGACTTGAAAGCTATATATGCCGACCTGCCTTTCTCCATGCCTGTCGTGGAACGTCCTGCTTTTCCTGATTATCAAGTGAATATATGTGATTTCGGTGCGAAGAGCGATGGCGTGACGCTGAATACGGAAGCGATAAATAATGCTATCAAAGCCGTGCACGACAAAGGCGGCGGTCGGGTGGTTATCCCGGAAGGGCTGTGGCTGACGGGGCCTGTCGTACTTCTCAGCAATGTCAACCTGCATGCGGAAAATAATGCCCTTGTAGTATTTAGCGGAGATACTTCCTTATATCCGATAATCACCACCTCGTTTGAAGGGCTGGATACCAAACGTTGCCAATCGCCTATCTCGGCAGTGAACGCAGAGAACATAGCCATTACCGGTCATGGCGTTTTCGACGGTGCGGGTGACAAGTGGCGTCCCGTAAAGAAAAGCAAAATGACGGAAGGGCAGTGGAACAAGCTGTTGAAATCCGGTGGGAAGGTGGACGAAAGCGGCAAGGTGTGGTATCCCAACGAAGGAGCTTTGAAAGCATCTGTGCTTATGGCGGACTGGGGAAACAAGCGTCCGGACATCGGTATTGAAGAGTGGGAAGAAATGAAAAGCTGGTTGCGCCCGGTTCTGCTGAGTGTCGTGAAGAGTAAGAAAATACTTTTGGAAGGTGTGACGTTCAAGAATTCTCCGAGTTGGTGTCTCCATCCTTTGTCATGCGAATCCCTGACGTTGAATGATGTAAAGGTATTCAATCCCTGGTATTCGCAGAATGGGGATGCGCTGGATGTGGAATCCTGTAAGAACGTGCTGATAACGAACTGTTTCTTCGACGCGGGCGATGATGCAATCTGTCTGAAATCGGGAAAGGATAAAGACGGGCGCAGACGTGGGGAGCCTTGCGAAAATGTGATTGTGAGAAACAATACGGTGCTGCACGGTCATGGCGGATTCGTTATTGGCAGCGAAATGTCCGGCGGCGTGAAGAACGTATATGTATCCGAATGTTCTTTTATCGGCACGGATGTCGGGTTGCGGTTCAAGAGTGCGCGCGGGCGTGGCGGTGTTGTGGAGAATATCTATATCAACAATATTAATATGATAGACATCCCGAATGATGCCTTGATTGCCGACTTGTATTATGCTGTCAAAGGTGCTCCGGGTGAGCCTGTGCCGGATGTTACCGAAGAAACTCCGGCATTCAGAAACATACATATCTCGGACGTGTTCTGCAAGGGAGCCGGACGGGCAGTGTATCTGAACGGACTTCCCGAAATGCCGATTGAGAACATATCCATAAAGAACATGGTGGTGACGGGTGCGAAGCAAGGCATTGTGATTAACAAAGTCGCAAAGATTAATATAGAGAATGTGGATATAGAAACTCCCGACGATTCGATGATACAGATAGAGAATGCAACAGGCATTACTATCAACGGCGAAGAATACGGAACAATTTCAGAAAAACGGCTGCTTACAAAGAACTAA
- a CDS encoding pectinesterase family protein, translating to MKLFHSLIYPLLAGSLFCLSCSDDEQETGTKQPSATGEVTFGVDLTAFSTRVTQDGSSWNEGDKIGTYVLDAKTLEPAIETVNVPYVCSEEGASVSFTSSAPLKVQNDGVPVKFVAYYPYTADMRNFDYPVQLAAQGEGSTACDLLYAATNEDYTYSEETAPHISLNFTHRLSKVILKFVNMEKEPLEVSDVRIEGMQTAASFNVQTDVLTVDESSVATITPYHNGTTGFYEAIVLPSSLKDSYKVSFVLDDREKEWIFTNLDISLPQFHKGYSYTFALYIDDSGFVEMGRLESVDAGNSSAPWEDGSNEDGTADGDKTPVAGYNLTPADGTQQAFADTELKISFEGTAPELGTSGCIRIYRMSDHKQVDEISLSDRRVSIVDGVTQLNTWMDIIGITPTGSSVSRRVVNYYPVRVEGNDFIIKPHQQRLQYDTEYYVTIDQAAVKQTDFRGIYGRAWTFKTKPAPMPAGPNYELKISHTDPNADFYTLQGAIDFCATHIDLNASKTFQMDNGIYQEIIYLRDQTNITVKGNVSDNTAVNIQYDNSNDINGGIGAGINIDQFAPVGTVISKSGGRSMMMLDGNSDKIRFENVTIENAYGWTLGKNGQAEALYINNKSAAFINCRVLSFQDTLLPGGGYNWFKDCFIAGATDFIWGSGKVVLFEDCQLHAPTGTRAVMQARVREGYLGYVFLNSRFTVGAGVTSSTLIYQYEPDNLTFLNCTFADIYGANFVGENKPLTPAVPTVATGCKLYNCKTESGANLYESIPAAVRNTVLQLSGEQYNQYFGTRKTIMSWDGYTDADWFK from the coding sequence ATGAAATTATTTCATTCATTAATATACCCTTTGTTGGCAGGTAGTTTGTTTTGCCTTTCTTGCTCGGACGACGAGCAGGAAACGGGCACCAAACAACCCTCTGCTACGGGCGAGGTTACATTCGGTGTAGACCTCACAGCTTTCTCAACCCGTGTCACCCAAGACGGTTCATCGTGGAACGAGGGTGATAAGATTGGGACATACGTGTTGGATGCGAAAACGCTTGAACCTGCCATAGAAACAGTGAACGTACCCTATGTCTGCTCGGAAGAGGGAGCATCGGTTTCTTTTACTTCTTCCGCACCGCTCAAGGTACAAAACGACGGAGTGCCGGTGAAGTTCGTGGCATATTATCCGTACACTGCCGATATGCGTAATTTTGACTATCCCGTGCAATTGGCGGCACAAGGAGAGGGCAGTACAGCCTGCGACCTGCTATATGCTGCCACGAACGAGGACTATACTTACTCCGAAGAGACTGCTCCCCATATCTCGCTGAACTTTACGCATCGCCTGTCTAAAGTGATTCTGAAATTCGTGAATATGGAGAAAGAACCGTTGGAAGTAAGTGATGTGAGGATTGAAGGGATGCAAACCGCAGCTTCGTTCAATGTACAGACCGACGTACTGACGGTTGACGAAAGCTCTGTTGCCACCATCACCCCTTATCACAATGGCACAACCGGCTTCTACGAAGCCATCGTTCTTCCTTCATCACTGAAGGATAGCTACAAAGTTTCTTTTGTGTTGGATGACAGAGAAAAGGAGTGGATATTTACTAATCTGGACATCTCCCTTCCGCAATTTCACAAAGGTTACAGCTATACCTTTGCGCTCTACATTGACGATAGCGGCTTTGTAGAAATGGGGCGTCTCGAAAGTGTGGATGCCGGAAACTCCTCAGCTCCCTGGGAAGACGGAAGCAACGAAGACGGCACGGCCGACGGTGATAAGACCCCTGTCGCCGGATATAACCTGACCCCTGCCGACGGCACACAGCAAGCATTTGCGGATACCGAACTGAAAATCTCGTTTGAAGGGACAGCACCCGAACTCGGCACGAGCGGTTGTATCCGTATCTATCGCATGAGCGACCATAAACAGGTAGACGAAATCAGTCTGTCCGACCGCAGGGTATCCATTGTTGATGGTGTAACTCAGTTGAATACATGGATGGATATTATTGGCATTACGCCCACGGGTTCTTCCGTCAGTCGCCGTGTCGTCAACTATTATCCTGTGAGGGTGGAAGGCAACGATTTCATTATCAAGCCTCACCAACAACGTCTGCAATATGATACCGAATATTATGTGACGATAGACCAGGCTGCCGTGAAGCAGACGGACTTCCGTGGAATATACGGTCGTGCATGGACTTTCAAGACCAAGCCCGCACCGATGCCGGCAGGACCTAATTATGAACTGAAGATTAGCCATACCGACCCCAACGCTGACTTCTATACCTTGCAAGGTGCTATTGATTTCTGTGCGACGCACATCGACCTGAATGCTTCCAAAACTTTCCAAATGGATAATGGCATCTATCAGGAAATCATCTACTTGCGCGACCAGACCAATATCACTGTGAAAGGGAATGTGAGCGACAATACGGCTGTCAATATCCAATACGATAACAGCAATGACATCAACGGCGGCATAGGTGCGGGAATCAACATCGACCAGTTTGCCCCGGTCGGTACTGTAATTTCCAAGTCCGGCGGCCGTTCGATGATGATGCTCGATGGAAATTCCGACAAGATTCGCTTCGAGAATGTGACGATAGAGAATGCTTATGGATGGACATTGGGCAAGAATGGTCAGGCGGAAGCGCTTTATATCAACAACAAGTCGGCTGCTTTCATTAATTGCCGTGTGTTGAGTTTTCAGGATACCCTGCTTCCGGGTGGTGGCTACAACTGGTTCAAAGATTGTTTCATAGCCGGAGCTACCGACTTTATCTGGGGTTCGGGCAAGGTAGTATTGTTTGAAGACTGCCAGCTCCATGCGCCTACCGGCACACGTGCCGTAATGCAGGCACGCGTCAGAGAGGGCTACTTGGGCTATGTATTCCTGAACAGCCGCTTCACGGTGGGCGCAGGTGTCACCAGTTCTACCCTGATTTATCAGTACGAACCGGATAACCTCACTTTCTTGAATTGTACGTTTGCCGATATATATGGTGCCAACTTTGTGGGTGAAAACAAGCCGCTTACTCCGGCAGTGCCTACTGTCGCCACCGGTTGCAAACTTTACAACTGCAAGACGGAATCGGGAGCCAACCTCTACGAATCTATTCCGGCAGCGGTACGCAACACAGTGCTGCAACTCAGTGGCGAACAGTACAATCAATACTTTGGTACACGCAAAACCATTATGAGTTGGGACGGATATACCGATGCCGACTGGTTCAAATAG